A genomic window from Silene latifolia isolate original U9 population chromosome 11, ASM4854445v1, whole genome shotgun sequence includes:
- the LOC141612708 gene encoding uncharacterized protein LOC141612708 produces the protein MGAEQSIAIERRLAELEEQLVNAKTEELLVKARLEASRKEVEKLNEEIAARKKIQQEMELKLSRVTELEKQLSIAKAEASVTKANLEASRNEVEDLKEEILACNQSKQSMEDQLQKANYQLELVETELLSTKTELELSKNELSRVDGRLNTCREESRCLEDELVKVREQLSLTNSELESTTTLLESSKKRVEELEENLSTCKTGSEEMQSNYQNTKDELVEINNELESTRKELELSKKNVKELEDQLSFYKTENRDMVMEIGKVIEECGVIKYELDLTKNQLETSRKEFAEVAGHLSFVQGESQSKGSALEKIQKQLLLTKDELKSSKKEIEKLNEQYEDCKTELQLMEVENKKVLDRLGLINSEEIKLDREKSDDLLISEDWNEINFHVDEYDDEVEVLSCVVSIASDDEYEKNDDLELVK, from the coding sequence ATGGGGGCGGAACAGTCGATCGCGATCGAAAGAAGGCTCGCGGAACTCGAGGAACAACTCGTAAACGCCAAGACGGAAGAGCTCTTGGTGAAAGCTCGATTGGAAGCCTCAAGGAAAGAGGTGGAGAAGCTTAACGAAGAAATCGCGGCACGTAAAAAGATTCAACAAGAGATGGAGTTGAAGTTAAGTAGGGTGACAGAACTTGAGAAACAACTTTCGATTGCAAAGGCTGAAGCCTCGGTAACTAAGGCTAACCTCGAGGCCTCGAGAAACGAGGTTGAAGATCTTAAAGAAGAAATATTGGCTTGTAATCAAAGTAAACAAAGCATGGAAGATCAATTGCAAAAGGCTAATTATCAACTCGAACTGGTGGAGACGGAGTTATTATCTACCAAGACGGAGTTGGAGTTGTCTAAGAATGAATTGTCGAGAGTCGATGGTCGACTTAATACATGTCGAGAAGAGAGTCGATGTTTGGAAGATGAATTAGTCAAGGTACGAGAGCAATTATCTTTGACTAATTCTGAGTTAGAGTCTACAACAACCTTGTTAGAGAGCTCGAAGAAAAGAGTTGAAGAATTGGAGGAAAATCTTTCAACTTGTAAGACGGGAAGTGAAGAGATGCAGAGTAATTATCAAAATACAAAGGATGAACTTGTCGAAATTAATAACGAGTTGGAATCGACTAGGAAAGAGCTTGAATTGTCGAAAAAGAATGTAAAAGAGCTTGAAGATCAACTCTCTTTTTACAAGACGGAAAATCGAGATATGGTGATGGAAATAGGAAAGGTAATAGAAGAATGTGGTGTTATCAAGTATGAATTAGACTTGACTAAGAATCAATTAGAGACCTCAAGGAAGGAGTTCGCGGAGGTTGCGGGACACCTTAGCTTTGTacagggtgaaagtcaaagtaagGGTTCTGCACTCGAAAAGATACAAAAACAACTTTTATTAACCAAGGATGAGTTGAAGTCCTCTAAGAAGGAAATAGAGAAGCTTAATGAACAATATGAGGATTGTAAGACGGAATTACAATTAATGGAAGTCGAGAATAAAAAGGTATTAGATCGTCTTGGTTTGATTAATTCTGAAGAGATCAAGTTGGACCGTGAAAAATCAGATGATTTACTTATTTCCGAGGATTGGAATGAGATAAACTTCCATGTTGATGAATATGATGACGAAGTTGAAGTTTTAAGTTGCGTGGTATCGATAGCCTCAGACGATGAATATGAAAAAAATGATGACTTGGAGTTGGTGAAGTAA